The Pseudanabaena galeata CCNP1313 genome includes a region encoding these proteins:
- a CDS encoding HNH endonuclease produces the protein MTDKTSRIKIPPEARKCVFERNNYQCQSCHKIDLTAKSLQVDHIIPLAQGGANDLSNLQTLCAKCNREKSAKLDPRFRRLYSD, from the coding sequence ATGACTGATAAAACGTCGCGCATAAAAATCCCCCCTGAAGCTAGAAAATGTGTTTTTGAGAGGAATAATTATCAATGTCAAAGCTGTCACAAAATTGACCTTACTGCTAAAAGCTTACAAGTTGATCACATTATCCCGCTAGCACAAGGTGGAGCTAATGACTTGAGTAATCTTCAAACTCTTTGTGCAAAATGTAATCGAGAGAAAAGCGCCAAACTTGATCCACGCTTTCGGAGATTGTATAGCGATTAA
- a CDS encoding SPL family radical SAM protein has translation MLFGKAAIYTKDAKSLLTKASGFINAYDFTLNPYQGCQYGCSYCYAAAFSPNQKLRKEWGDWVIIKQNAVELLELELARWKRKHPDIPPRIYMSSVTDPYQAIESKQKLTRQLLEVMTKFQPILVIQTRSPMIVRDIDILQKLQYLRINISIPTGSESVRKDFEPKSPSIIARLQALGKLQHSLSSAKYSVTITPLLPTLPEEKKAFLQKLAIAERIVIQPFHANQKKSLVASTREEAIALQSKYAWWYDNEAEQYEIFKQELCDLVNFSPNIDIREGKNGFGYD, from the coding sequence ATGCTATTCGGAAAAGCTGCAATTTACACTAAAGATGCGAAATCTTTGCTCACCAAGGCAAGCGGATTTATCAATGCTTATGACTTTACTTTAAACCCATATCAAGGCTGTCAATATGGCTGTAGTTATTGCTATGCAGCAGCCTTTAGCCCAAATCAAAAGCTTAGGAAGGAATGGGGTGACTGGGTAATCATCAAACAAAATGCTGTTGAATTATTGGAATTAGAGTTAGCTCGATGGAAAAGAAAACATCCAGATATTCCGCCTCGTATTTATATGAGTAGCGTTACTGACCCATATCAAGCGATTGAGTCAAAGCAAAAACTGACGCGGCAACTTTTAGAGGTGATGACCAAATTTCAGCCAATACTGGTGATTCAGACCCGTAGTCCGATGATTGTCCGAGACATTGATATTTTGCAAAAGCTGCAATACCTACGAATTAATATTAGTATTCCTACAGGTAGCGAGTCAGTAAGAAAAGACTTTGAACCAAAGTCACCGAGTATTATTGCCAGATTACAAGCTCTTGGTAAGCTTCAACATAGTCTTTCTAGTGCCAAATATTCAGTTACAATCACCCCACTTTTACCCACACTACCTGAAGAGAAGAAAGCCTTTTTACAAAAATTAGCGATCGCCGAAAGAATTGTCATCCAGCCTTTTCATGCTAACCAAAAGAAGTCGTTAGTTGCTAGTACCCGTGAAGAAGCGATCGCTTTGCAATCTAAATATGCTTGGTGGTATGACAATGAAGCAGAACAATATGAGATATTTAAGCAAGAATTGTGTGATTTGGTTAACTTTTCGCCTAATATAGACATAAGGGAAGGAAAAAACGGATTTGGGTATGACTAA
- the ribD gene encoding bifunctional diaminohydroxyphosphoribosylaminopyrimidine deaminase/5-amino-6-(5-phosphoribosylamino)uracil reductase RibD → MLENIDQESTTQHDRWMQRCIDLAKKARGQTAPNPMVGSVIVRNGQILGEGFHPRAGEPHAEIFAIRAAQQTGEDLQDATLYVNLEPCNHYGRTPPCSEAIIKAGIGEVVIGAIDANPQVSGTGRDRLLAAGVKVTTGILEQQCWNLNEAFFYRMKTNLPFGIFKYAMTLDGKIATTSGHSYWITGAEARLLVHDLRVGCDAIITGGNTVRLDNPHLNTHGLSVHSPLRVVVTQSCDLPDEANLWKVTDTEKTLLVTLPNINPQLKQKLRDRQVEVLELEDISPEFVMQDLGKRGCNTVLWECGGRLGASAIKAKMVQKVYAFIAPKLIGGFTAPSPIDDLGLMMMTDAMSLERSQFQQVGTDFLITGYLN, encoded by the coding sequence ATGTTAGAAAACATAGATCAAGAGTCAACCACGCAGCACGATCGCTGGATGCAACGCTGTATTGATTTGGCGAAAAAGGCACGAGGACAAACAGCACCAAATCCAATGGTGGGAAGTGTAATTGTGAGAAATGGACAGATATTAGGGGAAGGATTCCATCCTAGGGCAGGGGAACCTCATGCAGAGATATTTGCAATTCGCGCCGCGCAGCAAACGGGTGAAGATTTACAAGATGCTACTTTATATGTCAATCTAGAGCCTTGCAATCATTACGGACGCACGCCGCCTTGTTCGGAAGCTATTATCAAAGCAGGAATTGGTGAGGTGGTCATTGGTGCGATCGATGCTAATCCACAAGTATCTGGCACTGGTCGCGATCGCTTGCTGGCGGCAGGTGTGAAAGTTACTACAGGTATTTTAGAACAGCAATGCTGGAATCTCAATGAAGCATTCTTCTATCGCATGAAAACGAATTTACCCTTTGGCATTTTTAAATACGCGATGACTCTTGATGGCAAAATCGCGACGACTTCTGGGCATAGCTATTGGATTACTGGTGCAGAAGCGCGGCTTTTAGTGCATGACTTGAGAGTGGGATGTGATGCAATTATTACAGGTGGCAATACTGTTAGGCTCGATAATCCCCACTTAAATACTCATGGATTGAGTGTACATTCCCCTTTGCGAGTAGTAGTAACTCAAAGTTGTGATCTACCTGATGAAGCGAATTTATGGAAAGTTACAGACACTGAAAAAACTTTGCTAGTCACTCTACCTAATATCAATCCTCAATTAAAGCAAAAGCTACGCGATCGCCAAGTTGAAGTTCTTGAACTAGAGGATATATCTCCTGAATTTGTGATGCAAGATTTGGGTAAGCGAGGTTGTAATACAGTTTTATGGGAATGCGGAGGGCGTTTAGGTGCATCCGCCATTAAGGCTAAGATGGTACAAAAAGTTTATGCTTTTATTGCGCCTAAGTTGATCGGGGGATTTACGGCTCCTAGTCCTATTGATGATCTAGGATTAATGATGATGACTGACGCGATGAGTCTAGAGCGATCGCAGTTTCAACAAGTTGGTACAGACTTCTTAATTACTGGCTATCTAAACTAA
- a CDS encoding Glu/Leu/Phe/Val family dehydrogenase, with amino-acid sequence MSKSLFDQASERLADAIAHVNISEDAIERLKSPKASLQVSIPVRMDDGTLKVFQGYRVRYNDLRGPTKGGIRFHPNVNMDEVKSLAFWMTFKCAAVNLPFGGAKGGVAVDPKQLSKFELERLSRGYIDAIADFIGADVDIPAPDVQTNQTIMGWMVDEYSNIQRRLCPAAITGKPIAMGGSLGRETATGLGAFFAIETLLPLLKMQRERTTVAVQGFGNVGAAIADLLSKAGYKVVAVSDSKGGIYAKQGLDVPSIISYKNSARSFQAVYCQDSVCNIVEHQIITNEELLKLDVDILIPAALENQITEHNAHEIRAKYIFEIANGPVTPAADAILEKRGIMVFPDILVNAGGVTVSYFEWVQNRSGLYWTIEEVNDRLKHSMIAETLRIWKIADQKQVSMRTAAYVHALTRLSEAIDAKGTRAYYAQ; translated from the coding sequence GTGTCAAAGTCTTTATTTGATCAGGCAAGCGAGAGACTAGCCGATGCGATCGCCCATGTGAATATTTCTGAAGATGCGATCGAGCGATTAAAATCTCCGAAAGCAAGTTTGCAGGTTTCTATTCCAGTGAGAATGGATGATGGAACCTTGAAAGTTTTTCAAGGCTATCGGGTGCGCTACAACGATTTGCGGGGACCAACGAAAGGAGGAATACGCTTCCACCCTAATGTAAATATGGATGAAGTAAAGTCCTTAGCATTTTGGATGACATTTAAGTGTGCGGCGGTAAATTTACCTTTTGGCGGCGCAAAGGGCGGCGTGGCTGTTGATCCAAAGCAGTTATCCAAGTTTGAATTAGAACGCCTTAGTCGTGGCTATATCGATGCGATCGCTGATTTTATCGGTGCAGATGTGGATATTCCTGCACCTGATGTGCAGACCAATCAGACGATTATGGGATGGATGGTGGATGAATATAGCAATATTCAACGACGGCTTTGTCCTGCCGCGATTACGGGCAAGCCGATCGCGATGGGTGGCAGTCTGGGACGCGAAACCGCAACAGGATTGGGAGCTTTTTTTGCGATTGAAACTTTGCTGCCATTGTTGAAAATGCAACGTGAAAGGACAACCGTGGCAGTGCAAGGCTTTGGAAATGTAGGTGCAGCGATCGCCGATCTGTTGAGCAAGGCAGGTTACAAAGTTGTGGCGGTCAGTGATTCTAAAGGAGGAATTTATGCTAAGCAAGGGTTAGATGTGCCGAGCATCATTAGCTATAAAAATTCGGCTCGCAGCTTTCAGGCTGTGTACTGTCAGGATTCAGTCTGTAATATTGTCGAACATCAAATCATTACCAATGAAGAATTACTCAAACTAGATGTCGATATCCTGATTCCTGCGGCGCTAGAAAATCAAATCACAGAACATAATGCTCACGAGATCCGCGCTAAATATATTTTCGAGATTGCCAATGGACCAGTCACACCTGCAGCAGATGCAATTTTAGAAAAACGCGGAATCATGGTATTTCCTGACATTTTAGTGAACGCAGGTGGTGTCACCGTCAGTTATTTTGAATGGGTACAAAATCGTAGTGGCTTGTATTGGACAATCGAAGAAGTCAACGATCGCCTGAAACACAGCATGATTGCCGAAACCTTGCGGATCTGGAAAATTGCTGACCAAAAACAAGTCTCCATGCGAACCGCAGCCTATGTCCATGCCTTGACGCGCCTCAGTGAAGCGATCGATGCTAAAGGAACAAGGGCTTATTACGCCCAATAA
- a CDS encoding ribonuclease J, which produces MTTSNAPALKIIALGGLHEIGKNTWVFEYNDEIMLLDGGLSFPDNMMPGVNVVLPDMTYLRENKHKIKGMIVTHGHEDHIGAISFHLKQFEIPVIYGPRLAMALLEDKLREAGVLNRTELRRVMPRDIVRVGTNFFVEFIRNTHSIADSFSIAINTPAGMVIHSGDFKIDHTPVDGEFFDLARLAEHGEKGVLALISDSTNAERPGITPSERAVYPNLEKYIMMAKGRVIITTFASSVHRVNMILDIADKQGRVVGVVGRSMLNVIAHARNLGYIKCRDDLFQPLQNLRHYRDDQILILTTGSQGEPMSALTRMSLCSHRQLEVRQGDTVIFSANPIPGNTIPVVRTIDRLMALGANVIYGNDKGIHVSGHGSQEEHKMMLALVRPKFFFPAHGELRMLRQHARMAEAMGIPSENIVIAENGDVVEVCQDYMKIVDKVPSGVELVDSSRDGMVKGDVLRDRQQISGEGIFSIAVSVGLDGKLATSPDIQLSGVVLPMEHSQIISLVAKAIDNSLSNSWGNFARNVGSLEVDWTGLRGQLERDLTRVLRQQIQSKPVIVFLLQTPPNSTQSAPVPAAKPNALGVTLKAGSGKVIPKIENGSNGNVTTANSEVVTTTGAATASAGRRKRTAATV; this is translated from the coding sequence ATGACTACATCTAATGCACCAGCACTCAAAATCATTGCCCTCGGCGGACTCCATGAAATTGGCAAAAATACATGGGTATTTGAATATAATGACGAAATCATGCTCCTTGATGGGGGCTTGTCTTTCCCTGACAACATGATGCCAGGAGTAAACGTCGTATTGCCTGATATGACTTATCTGCGAGAAAACAAACATAAGATCAAGGGTATGATCGTCACCCACGGTCACGAAGATCATATCGGTGCAATTTCATTCCATTTGAAGCAATTTGAAATTCCTGTTATTTATGGTCCTCGCTTAGCAATGGCTTTGCTGGAAGATAAACTTCGTGAAGCAGGTGTTCTAAATCGTACCGAACTCCGCCGTGTTATGCCCCGCGACATTGTCCGTGTTGGTACTAACTTCTTTGTAGAATTCATTCGCAATACTCACTCGATCGCCGATAGTTTCTCGATCGCCATTAATACACCTGCGGGGATGGTGATTCACTCTGGAGATTTCAAAATTGACCATACGCCTGTTGATGGCGAATTCTTTGATCTTGCTCGTCTTGCGGAACATGGCGAAAAAGGCGTATTGGCTTTGATTAGTGACTCTACTAATGCTGAACGTCCTGGAATTACGCCTTCGGAAAGGGCTGTATATCCTAACCTTGAGAAATACATCATGATGGCAAAAGGTCGAGTGATTATCACCACCTTTGCCTCTTCTGTACATCGTGTGAACATGATTTTGGATATCGCTGATAAGCAAGGTCGGGTAGTTGGCGTGGTTGGCAGATCGATGCTTAACGTCATTGCCCATGCGCGTAATCTTGGTTACATCAAGTGCCGCGACGACTTGTTCCAACCTTTGCAAAATCTACGTCATTATCGTGACGATCAAATTCTAATTTTGACTACTGGTTCTCAAGGTGAGCCAATGTCAGCATTGACAAGAATGTCCCTTTGCAGCCATCGTCAATTGGAAGTACGTCAAGGCGACACTGTAATCTTCTCTGCTAATCCAATTCCTGGCAACACGATTCCTGTGGTGCGGACGATTGATCGCTTGATGGCTCTAGGGGCTAATGTGATTTATGGTAATGACAAAGGTATTCACGTTTCAGGACATGGATCTCAAGAAGAGCATAAGATGATGCTTGCCCTTGTACGTCCAAAGTTCTTCTTCCCTGCTCACGGTGAATTGAGAATGCTCAGACAACATGCAAGGATGGCGGAAGCAATGGGCATCCCTAGCGAAAATATCGTGATTGCCGAAAATGGTGATGTGGTTGAAGTTTGCCAAGACTACATGAAAATTGTCGATAAGGTTCCCTCTGGTGTTGAACTAGTTGATTCTTCTCGCGATGGCATGGTTAAGGGTGATGTATTGCGCGATCGCCAACAGATTTCTGGTGAAGGCATCTTCTCGATCGCCGTATCCGTTGGGCTGGATGGCAAGCTTGCCACATCCCCTGATATTCAACTAAGCGGTGTGGTTCTACCAATGGAACATTCGCAGATTATTTCTCTAGTTGCTAAGGCGATCGATAATTCCTTGTCCAATTCTTGGGGTAACTTTGCTCGTAATGTTGGTTCTCTAGAAGTTGACTGGACTGGCTTACGTGGACAACTTGAGCGCGACCTCACCCGTGTCTTGCGCCAACAAATCCAAAGCAAACCAGTAATCGTGTTCCTATTACAAACACCTCCAAATTCTACGCAATCTGCACCTGTTCCAGCCGCGAAGCCTAATGCTTTGGGTGTGACTTTAAAAGCAGGTAGCGGCAAAGTGATTCCTAAGATTGAGAATGGAAGTAATGGTAACGTTACGACTGCGAATAGTGAAGTAGTTACTACTACAGGTGCGGCAACGGCGAGTGCTGGTAGACGCAAGCGGACTGCGGCAACCGTCTAA
- the dapA gene encoding 4-hydroxy-tetrahydrodipicolinate synthase, with protein MSEIDFGRLLTAMITPFDREGKVDYTKAEQLAMHLVETGTDTIVVCGTTGESPTLSWDEEYKLFSVLQQAIAGKAKIMAGTGSNSTSEAIEATQKAAHLGLDGTLQVTPYYNKPPQEGLYQHFRAIAEAAPELPILLYNVPSRTGCKLEPETVAKLAEIPSIIGIKEATGDLDQASQIRALTPADFAIYSGDDSLTLPLMAVGAKGVVSVASHLVGKQLQTMMQSFAAGKVQEALQIHIQLFPLFKALFLTSNPIPLKLALRLLGLDTGVVRSPLVAGNADLEAKLKVVLQEVGILS; from the coding sequence ATGAGTGAAATCGATTTCGGGCGTTTACTAACAGCAATGATTACTCCTTTCGATAGAGAAGGGAAAGTCGATTATACGAAAGCAGAACAACTTGCCATGCATTTGGTGGAGACGGGAACTGATACGATTGTCGTGTGCGGTACGACAGGCGAATCACCAACCCTAAGTTGGGATGAGGAATACAAATTGTTTTCGGTGTTACAGCAGGCGATCGCTGGTAAAGCGAAGATCATGGCAGGTACGGGATCAAATTCCACTTCTGAAGCGATCGAGGCTACTCAAAAAGCCGCACACCTCGGATTAGATGGTACACTGCAAGTAACACCGTATTACAACAAGCCTCCGCAAGAAGGTTTATATCAACATTTTCGAGCGATCGCCGAAGCTGCACCAGAGCTTCCGATTCTTCTCTATAATGTTCCTAGTCGCACAGGCTGCAAACTAGAACCTGAGACTGTTGCCAAACTAGCTGAGATCCCTAGTATTATTGGGATTAAAGAAGCAACTGGTGATTTAGATCAAGCTAGTCAAATTCGCGCCCTCACACCAGCCGATTTTGCGATCTATTCAGGCGATGACTCTCTCACATTGCCATTAATGGCGGTGGGTGCAAAGGGAGTAGTTAGCGTTGCCTCCCATCTAGTTGGCAAACAACTTCAAACAATGATGCAATCCTTTGCCGCAGGCAAGGTTCAAGAAGCATTGCAAATTCATATTCAACTTTTTCCTTTGTTTAAAGCTTTATTTTTAACTAGTAATCCGATTCCTCTCAAGTTAGCTTTGCGCTTATTGGGATTAGATACTGGCGTAGTGCGATCGCCTCTAGTTGCTGGTAATGCTGACCTTGAAGCAAAGCTCAAAGTTGTACTACAAGAAGTTGGCATTCTTTCCTAG
- a CDS encoding aspartate-semialdehyde dehydrogenase yields MSRKYNVAILGATGAVGTELLALLEERNFPLGKLKLLASERSAGKSISFAGQDLIIEAVTESSFDDIDIVLASAGGSISKKWLPIATKAGAISIDNSSAFRMHPDVPLVVPEVNPEAALQHKGIIANPNCTTILMTVAIYPLHQVQPIQRIVVSTYQSASGAGARAMEEVKVQSQAILNGEPAIPEILPYPLAFNLFPHNSPMTENSYCEEEMKMVNETRKIIGDHDIRITATCVRVPVLRAHSEAINLEFAHPFNPDKAREILATASGVELVEDFTKNYFPMPIDASGKDDVLVGRIRQDVSHPNGLELWICGDQIRKGAALNAVQIAELLIAKSLI; encoded by the coding sequence TTGAGTAGGAAATATAACGTTGCCATTCTTGGAGCGACAGGCGCAGTGGGTACAGAGCTTCTGGCTTTGCTAGAAGAAAGAAATTTTCCTTTAGGTAAGTTGAAGCTTTTGGCTTCAGAGCGATCGGCTGGTAAGTCGATCTCCTTTGCTGGTCAAGATTTAATTATTGAGGCTGTTACTGAGTCATCTTTTGACGATATAGATATTGTGCTTGCTTCCGCAGGTGGAAGCATTTCTAAGAAATGGTTACCGATCGCCACTAAGGCAGGAGCTATTTCCATTGATAACTCCAGTGCTTTTCGGATGCATCCTGATGTACCGCTAGTTGTGCCAGAGGTCAATCCTGAAGCGGCTCTTCAGCACAAAGGCATCATTGCCAATCCTAACTGCACGACCATTTTGATGACCGTAGCCATATATCCCCTGCATCAGGTGCAGCCAATCCAACGCATCGTCGTCTCCACTTACCAGTCAGCAAGTGGTGCAGGGGCAAGAGCAATGGAAGAAGTGAAAGTGCAATCTCAAGCAATACTCAATGGTGAGCCTGCTATACCTGAGATCCTGCCCTATCCGCTTGCGTTTAATCTGTTCCCCCATAATTCACCGATGACAGAAAATTCCTATTGCGAGGAAGAGATGAAAATGGTGAATGAAACTCGCAAGATTATTGGCGATCACGATATTCGGATCACAGCTACCTGTGTACGGGTTCCCGTATTGCGAGCGCATTCTGAAGCAATTAATCTAGAGTTTGCTCATCCCTTTAACCCAGACAAAGCTAGAGAAATTTTGGCTACAGCATCTGGAGTAGAGTTGGTAGAGGACTTTACGAAAAATTATTTCCCAATGCCGATTGATGCTAGCGGTAAAGATGATGTATTGGTAGGGCGAATTCGTCAAGATGTCTCTCACCCTAATGGATTGGAATTATGGATATGCGGCGATCAAATTCGGAAAGGAGCTGCCTTAAATGCAGTTCAGATCGCCGAATTACTGATTGCTAAGTCTCTCATCTAA
- a CDS encoding DUF3143 domain-containing protein has product MALPSPTTPLYNHPLPALEAWLDEQGCSQDQSNPNVWRVTRSSWQAEIVMDVEDIRVRYIQDAYGGKEIQRAFPYSLSRQDVEDAIFTGP; this is encoded by the coding sequence ATGGCGCTTCCCTCCCCTACAACCCCACTCTATAATCATCCCTTGCCTGCGCTGGAAGCATGGCTAGACGAGCAAGGATGTTCCCAAGATCAGTCGAATCCTAATGTCTGGCGTGTTACGCGATCGTCATGGCAAGCAGAAATCGTGATGGATGTTGAAGATATCCGTGTGCGCTATATCCAAGATGCCTATGGTGGCAAAGAAATTCAACGCGCATTTCCCTATTCTCTCAGTCGCCAAGATGTTGAAGATGCAATTTTTACAGGTCCCTAG
- a CDS encoding J domain-containing protein: MSKTYYAILGVTPWASEIDIRRAYRDLSKLYHPDTTQLPKDDAVENFRQINEAYATLSNAERRSAYDRRIQFSRFQYATFDNGVKSQKQTPKNLQTADDDGLPSDRPLSGGELFSLLLIGATLVACLVLVVLVALLRGDRLLPEAITPVSVFWTYFP; encoded by the coding sequence ATGTCTAAAACCTATTACGCCATCCTCGGAGTCACTCCTTGGGCAAGTGAAATCGATATTCGTCGGGCTTATCGCGATCTTAGCAAGCTCTATCATCCTGATACTACCCAATTGCCTAAAGATGATGCCGTTGAAAATTTTCGCCAAATTAACGAAGCCTATGCAACGCTTAGTAATGCCGAGCGCCGCAGCGCTTACGATCGCCGTATTCAGTTTTCCCGATTTCAGTACGCAACCTTTGATAATGGTGTAAAATCCCAAAAACAAACACCCAAAAACCTCCAAACGGCAGATGATGATGGTTTACCTTCTGATCGACCATTATCTGGTGGTGAACTATTTTCACTCTTGTTAATTGGTGCTACGCTAGTTGCTTGTTTAGTACTAGTTGTTTTAGTTGCCCTACTAAGAGGCGATCGCCTTTTACCTGAAGCGATCACACCTGTATCAGTTTTTTGGACTTACTTCCCGTAA